The Candidatus Neomarinimicrobiota bacterium genome contains the following window.
TCCTGTGTCTGTGATACATTTCGTGTTGGTAGTGACCGCTTTAGCGGTTTGTAATTAAAAATTATTGGTGTATTCAGTGTTTTTCAGTGGTAAGTCTTTTTTGTATTTCTTTGCGTTTTCTTCGCGTTCTTCGTGGCTTAATGGTTTATTTGTATTTATCTGCTTGATCTGCGTCATCAGTGTGCTATTCAGTTTCAGATCGACGCAGCCACCATCTGAATAATATCCTCCGTATCCATCTGATCCGCCAGACCGTTCTCGTTGATGCCGTCGCCGATCATCGTCGCACAAAAAGGACAAGCCGTGGCGACATTGTCAGGTTCCACAGCCGCCGCCTGGTTCACGCGCTCGTTGTTGACCTTGGTATGCCCTTCGGTCTCCTCCATCCACATGCGTCCGCCGCCAGCGCCGCAGCAGAAGCCGTTCTCCTTGCTGTTTTCCATTTCCACTAGTTCCACCTCGGGAATCGCCATGAGCAGATCCCGGGGATCTGCATAGATGTCGTTGTGCCGACCGAGATAACACGAATCGTGATACGTAATCCGTTGCGCGCGTGGTTTTGATAAAGTCAGCCGCCCACCGTCCAGCAGCTGTTTTACAAATGTCGTGTGATGGATGACCTCATAATCCCCGCCAAACTGCGGGTACTCATTCGCAAAGGTATTGAAACAGTGCGGACACTGTGTCAGCAGCGTCGATATGTTGTATTCTTTGAACGTCTCGATATTCTGTTCCGCCAGCATCTGGAATACATATTCGTTTCCGATGCGCCGCGCCGGATCGCCGGTGCAGACCTCCTTCTTTCCAAGGATGGCGTACTTCACTCCGGCAGCGTTCAGGATCTTCACCATCGCCTGCGAGACCTGCTTCGCCCGATCATCGAACGCACCAGCGCAACCGATCCAGTAAACAATATCCAATTCCTCCGGATCGACCTCGGCAATTCGCGGCACATCGAGTCCCGCCGCCCACTCTTCTCTGGTAGAACCGGCCAATCCCCAGGGATTCTGCTGGTTCTCCATGTTTTTGAACGTCGTGGCGACCTGTTTTTCGATTTTCGCTTCTTCCAGCACCAGACTGCGCCGCATATCCACGATGCGGTCGATAAACTCGATATTCAGCGGACACGCCTCCTCACATGCCTTGCAGGTAGTACACGCCCAGAGAACGTTCTCCTTGATGATATCGCCCACGTATGCCGGGCCTTCTATGGCAGTTGCCGAGCCATTTCCGTTTCCATTCGACTTGAGGCTGGCCTTCAGCATACTCACCAGGGCGCTCTCGTGCTCGTCGATGTATTCCCTGGTGTGGATATTAATCTCCTTGGGATTCAGCTCCTTCCCGGTAGCGAAGGCAGGACACGCGTCCTGACATCGACCGCACTCGGTACAGGTGTAAACGTCCAGGAGATCCTTCCAGCGATGGTGATGGACTTCGCTGACTCCGAAATGTTCCAGCTCCTCAAAATTCATGGGCTGGAGCGCGCCCTTTTCCAGCGCGCCGAAGTAGACGTTGAACAGCGCAGTCACCACATGAAAATGCTTGGAGATCGGTAACCAGTCCAGGAAGAAAAAGAGCGCGAAGATGTGCAGCCACCACGCCACGTTGTAAATGACAATATTCGTAGCCTGGGAATAGGTAGCAAACCAGCCGGCGAATAGTTTGCCCATATAGGTCGGGCCCTCGAAGTGCCCGTTGGCGATACTGGCGCCGCCGATGATAAAGTCGGTGACCATCAGAATAAAAATAAGTCCGAGCACCAGATTGGCATCGAAGGAGAGAGTTAGGCGACGCGGTTTGACGAAAAACCGGCGATACAATGCGACAAGGACTGCGATAATCACGATCAGCTCAAAGGTGTCCCGGAATACCAGATAGAACTGTCCCAGCGATTGATCCGGCGCAAAGCCGGGAAGGTAGAAATTCGGTGCGAATCCCTGTCCCACCAGATGGATAGTGTTAATAGCGACAGCAATAAATCCCCAAAAGATGAACGCGTGCATGAGCCCCGGCCAGATATACCGCTTTTTAAGGATCTTCTTCTGACCCAATGCTACCGTAATAACGTTTTTCACACGCTGCCACGGCCGGTCGAACCGATCCTGAGATTCCGCCAGACGCAACACTGTCATCCGGCGATAGATGAGCCAGGCGAAGACACCTATTGCAAGCAATATCGTTACCAAGTACAGCGCCATTCCGATTAGATTACCGGTTGGATTCATAGCCGCTCCTTTGGAGTAACTCCAGGGTTATCCCGGATTGAATAAAGTGACGTGATTGTCTCTGTTGGTAAAATTAATTTGGAAATAATATAACCGGTTATCCGCCGTAACGCCAACCGGTATCTCGCAACAGGAGCGGTTCCATTTCCGCCCGATATTCTCCGTCCACCACCTCCGCGATGAACAGATGATGATCCCCGATTTCCGGCAACTCCCGTACCTTACAAATCAAGTGAGCCGGCGTACTCTCCAGTATCGGCAGGCCATGGTTTCCATCCATGGCAAACGGGACGCCATTCATTCGACCGTTCTCAATGGATGCTGGACGAAAAAATCGGCTGGCCAGTTGCTTTTCACCGTCCGGAACGACGTGCAGCGCAAAACGTCCTGCTTCTTTCAGTATATCGTAAATTTTGGTGTCGTTTTTGATGGCCACTGTGATCAGCGGCGGTTTAAACGAACACTGGGTCACCCAGGTCACAGTGCTGGCA
Protein-coding sequences here:
- a CDS encoding 4Fe-4S dicluster domain-containing protein → MNPTGNLIGMALYLVTILLAIGVFAWLIYRRMTVLRLAESQDRFDRPWQRVKNVITVALGQKKILKKRYIWPGLMHAFIFWGFIAVAINTIHLVGQGFAPNFYLPGFAPDQSLGQFYLVFRDTFELIVIIAVLVALYRRFFVKPRRLTLSFDANLVLGLIFILMVTDFIIGGASIANGHFEGPTYMGKLFAGWFATYSQATNIVIYNVAWWLHIFALFFFLDWLPISKHFHVVTALFNVYFGALEKGALQPMNFEELEHFGVSEVHHHRWKDLLDVYTCTECGRCQDACPAFATGKELNPKEINIHTREYIDEHESALVSMLKASLKSNGNGNGSATAIEGPAYVGDIIKENVLWACTTCKACEEACPLNIEFIDRIVDMRRSLVLEEAKIEKQVATTFKNMENQQNPWGLAGSTREEWAAGLDVPRIAEVDPEELDIVYWIGCAGAFDDRAKQVSQAMVKILNAAGVKYAILGKKEVCTGDPARRIGNEYVFQMLAEQNIETFKEYNISTLLTQCPHCFNTFANEYPQFGGDYEVIHHTTFVKQLLDGGRLTLSKPRAQRITYHDSCYLGRHNDIYADPRDLLMAIPEVELVEMENSKENGFCCGAGGGRMWMEETEGHTKVNNERVNQAAAVEPDNVATACPFCATMIGDGINENGLADQMDTEDIIQMVAASI
- a CDS encoding flavin reductase family protein, with translation MDSTERKKIMRMIPYGMFICTTKSGDEIAASTVTWVTQCSFKPPLITVAIKNDTKIYDILKEAGRFALHVVPDGEKQLASRFFRPASIENGRMNGVPFAMDGNHGLPILESTPAHLICKVRELPEIGDHHLFIAEVVDGEYRAEMEPLLLRDTGWRYGG